Proteins found in one Verrucomicrobiia bacterium genomic segment:
- a CDS encoding prepilin-type N-terminal cleavage/methylation domain-containing protein, whose amino-acid sequence MRKMTAVWLDRVAKRAFTLIELLVVIAIIGILAAMLLPALNKAREKANQAYCLNSMHQWGLGFNLYQDDWSEYFPYEGNASDAINANFNPAAWYNVIPPYLGQPSLTQLYNANKQPVPSTKSIWMCPSAKNKTVDPATLTLANPFFMYAFNSRMDPNGARQFKRSDLTEPTTTIVLAESDEGSFSTATGNHCPPRHSGGGNFVMGDGHAEWVGLNSYARQGNPAGCPAFLNFSESDSSSLGDWKKGVPYHWFPFAGAPT is encoded by the coding sequence ATGCGCAAGATGACAGCGGTTTGGTTGGATAGGGTGGCCAAGCGCGCCTTTACGCTTATCGAGTTGCTCGTGGTCATAGCCATCATCGGCATTTTGGCGGCGATGTTGTTGCCCGCCCTGAACAAGGCCCGGGAGAAAGCCAATCAGGCCTATTGTCTCAATAGCATGCACCAGTGGGGCTTGGGCTTTAACCTCTATCAGGACGACTGGAGCGAGTATTTTCCCTACGAGGGCAACGCATCGGATGCGATCAATGCAAATTTCAACCCGGCCGCCTGGTACAATGTAATTCCACCTTACCTGGGTCAGCCCAGTTTGACTCAACTCTATAACGCTAATAAGCAACCAGTGCCTTCCACGAAGAGCATCTGGATGTGTCCGAGCGCGAAGAATAAGACCGTCGACCCGGCAACCTTGACGCTTGCGAACCCATTTTTTATGTATGCGTTCAACTCACGCATGGATCCAAACGGAGCGAGACAATTCAAGCGTTCGGATTTGACCGAGCCCACCACCACCATCGTTCTCGCAGAGAGCGACGAAGGCAGCTTCTCGACGGCAACGGGCAACCATTGCCCGCCCCGGCACTCGGGTGGCGGCAATTTCGTTATGGGCGATGGCCACGCGGAATGGGTCGGGCTTAACAGCTACGCCAGGCAGGGTAATCCCGCCGGATGTCCCGCGTTTCTTAATTTCTCGGAGTCGGACTCCTCGTCGTTGGGCGATTGGAAGAAGGGCGTGCCTTATCATTGGTTTCCTTTTGCGGGCGCCCCGACCTAA
- the rrtA gene encoding rhombosortase, with protein MRSRSKFPWVTLAVIVLAVVARTVPALSRWLVFDRAAIIDGQWWRLVTGNWVHFSTDHLLADTVAVGAAGSLIERREGTRPIWFYAATAIGVGLAVLFLAPGIAAYGGLSGVACGAFGYLALDEIRRSRVRRWLPVLVLGLLVAKLGWEYGTGRALFVNTHDGMMVLPLAHVAGLLSGFGYWAFDARLARQ; from the coding sequence GTGCGTTCGCGATCAAAGTTCCCGTGGGTAACGCTGGCGGTGATCGTGCTTGCTGTAGTGGCGAGGACGGTCCCGGCGCTGTCGCGCTGGTTGGTGTTCGACCGCGCCGCCATCATCGATGGCCAGTGGTGGCGGCTGGTGACCGGCAACTGGGTACATTTCTCGACTGACCACCTGCTGGCGGACACGGTTGCCGTCGGGGCTGCGGGCAGTTTGATTGAACGAAGGGAAGGGACACGGCCGATTTGGTTTTACGCGGCGACTGCGATCGGGGTGGGGTTGGCCGTGCTGTTTCTTGCACCGGGGATTGCCGCATACGGGGGATTATCCGGAGTAGCTTGCGGCGCCTTCGGATACCTCGCGCTCGATGAAATCAGACGATCCAGGGTGCGTCGGTGGTTGCCTGTTTTGGTTTTGGGGTTGCTCGTTGCGAAGTTGGGGTGGGAATACGGGACGGGACGGGCGCTATTCGTGAATACGCACGACGGCATGATGGTCCTGCCGCTGGCACACGTGGCCGGTTTGTTGAGTGGTTTCGGATATTGGGCGTTCGACGCTCGGCTGGCGCGCCAATAA
- the rhlP gene encoding rhombotarget lipoprotein (RhlP (RHombo-target LipoProtein) is a family of predicted lipoproteins that, in general, co-occurs with a form of rhombosortase, and that has an apparent cleavage site for that enzyme, a GlyGly motif, near the C-terminus.) produces MKRITLITTGIVAALAVGCATQRVQRASIVDFLYPNKERPIEQACVPTLSLPMDVGIVFVPGKNPYEESALTEKEKIALMERVGEQFKAYPFIRSVNPIPTQYLQPGGGFPNLEQVGTMFGVDVIVLLSYDQAQFTDEHQLAALSYWTLVGAYVVPAERNTTHTMIDAAVYHLPSHKMLFRAPGISRVRRHSTPVDLIAALREDEHQGFTKASDDLAVNLKEQLDVFREKARKAPDEYKVVAKTGYDLKAVGELDGVTLLLLAVLAGGTCLCVRDQSSRG; encoded by the coding sequence ATGAAACGGATCACGCTCATCACCACTGGTATCGTCGCCGCGCTGGCGGTTGGCTGTGCCACGCAGCGGGTCCAGCGGGCGAGCATTGTTGATTTTCTGTACCCGAACAAGGAACGGCCCATCGAACAGGCGTGCGTGCCGACGTTGTCGTTGCCGATGGACGTTGGGATCGTGTTCGTGCCGGGAAAGAACCCGTACGAGGAATCGGCGTTGACCGAAAAGGAAAAGATCGCGCTGATGGAACGGGTGGGCGAGCAGTTCAAGGCGTATCCGTTCATTCGTTCGGTGAATCCGATTCCGACACAATACCTGCAGCCCGGAGGAGGCTTTCCCAACCTCGAACAGGTCGGCACAATGTTCGGGGTGGATGTGATTGTCCTGCTGTCGTACGACCAGGCGCAGTTCACCGACGAGCACCAACTGGCGGCGCTCTCATACTGGACGCTGGTTGGCGCGTACGTGGTACCGGCGGAACGAAACACGACGCACACCATGATCGATGCCGCAGTGTATCACCTGCCGAGCCACAAGATGCTGTTCCGAGCGCCCGGCATCAGCCGGGTGCGGCGGCATTCCACGCCCGTCGACCTGATAGCAGCGTTGCGAGAGGATGAACACCAAGGGTTTACGAAGGCAAGTGATGACCTGGCGGTCAACCTCAAGGAGCAGCTCGATGTGTTTCGCGAGAAGGCCCGCAAGGCACCGGACGAGTACAAGGTCGTCGCCAAGACGGGGTACGATCTCAAGGCGGTCGGCGAACTCGATGGCGTAACGTTGCTACTGCTGGCTGTGCTTGCTGGGGGGACATGCTTGTGCGTTCGCGATCAAAGTTCCCGTGGGTAA